The proteins below are encoded in one region of Helianthus annuus cultivar XRQ/B chromosome 2, HanXRQr2.0-SUNRISE, whole genome shotgun sequence:
- the LOC110886816 gene encoding uncharacterized protein At4g10930 isoform X2: protein MNVSVSVADAGETAVVVSNINGNQHTNQNMLSSAYTSMDVEIGKQENVETDQIFLSTSNVCEDKCKLEKPLPDIIKKPKIEAVELDVRLPLSALNGSCMEETSEPSVPNELRSTESYEKISSNVSDKTETSGEVEKKKVSKMSRLPADKNPNKTEKASGSTGAKRKQRDYSAAESETKTKMQNNTPSKLVKTDRSRVPHSTNEANDSGTRIMRKRKVETDIRDIVQGTYRVPSKRLASEETSSGLRIKKIMRRSTQNNESLTEVQNLRKEIREAIRNRSSKEVGDNVFDPKLLAAFRTALTGQTSETKRPPPLDVKAKKALLQKGTVRENLTKKIYGIGGKRKRAWTRDCEIEFWKHRCAKVSKPEKIETLKSVLDLLRKGPDVTEIKKENTVEAPNLILSRLYVADASVFPRKDDIKPLSSLNDKSPEITGSLISKETKKVNPKVNPNKSSDRSSRSTGGSSLNAQRETSSGPTDVKVDKKKWALEVLARKTAVSGNSSSQGQDNAVLKGNYPLLAKLPADMRPNLAPSRHNKIPISVRQAQLYRLTEHFLKKTNMPVTHPTAEIELAVADAINVEKAVADRSNSKLVYVNLCSQELLRRSDTVDSTGPESTGPESEPNTDPKTATNDDHPTSADVDVDVDVDVDEALRNAGLVSDNETDDTHEEDGPDNVFEMVSQPELDIYGDFEYDLEDDDFISTNAVTVTSSKVQQEDTKIKMVFSTLDFDKSSNDWRLEDHEAVENVKDDNTKEKSLLNEGGEDECEELYGPDKEPLVKKYPEIKLPDFVTENNNPEVKGEQESNVESKACDLPNGNRSEIKPRDTKEMKEKSDVDKKQQSDKRSSVFKKVEAYIKEHIRPLCKSGVITVEQYRWAVAKTTDKIMKYHSKDTNANFLIKEGEKVKKLAEQYVESAQNLENNKQKA, encoded by the exons ACGTGGAAATTG GGAAACAAGAGAACGTAGAAACGGATCAGATATTTTTGTCAACTTCAAATGTTTGTGAAGATAAATGCAAATTAGAAAAACCATTACCTGATATTATTAAGAAGCCTAAGATAGAGGCAGTAGAACTAGACGTTCGTTTACCGCTCTCTGCGTTGAACGGAAGCTGTATGGAAGAAACAAGTGAACCAAGTGTCCCGAACGAATTAAGAAGTACAGAGTCGTATGAGAAAATCAGCAGTAACGTGTCTG ATAAAACCGAAACAAGCGGAGAAGTGGAAAAGAAGAAAGTTTCTAAAATGTCTAGGCTACCAG CTGACAAAAACCCTAACAAGACGGAAAAAGCTAGTGGAAGCACAGGTGCAAAGAGAAAGCAAAGAGACTACAG TGCTGCGGAAAGTGAAACCAAAACAAAGATGCAGAACAATACACCCTCAAAGCTAGTTAAAACCGACCGGAGTCGAGTTCCTCATTCTACGAACGAAGCTAATGATTCCGGAACTAGAATCATGAGGAAGCGAAAGGTCGAGACCGATATACGAGATATAGTTCAAGGAACATACCGCGTACCTTCAAAGCGACTTGCATCCGAAGAAACCTCATCTGGGCTGCGGATAAAAAAGATCATGAGACGATCAACCCAAAATAACGAGTCGTTAACGGAAGTTCAAAATTTAAGGAAAGAAATTCGAGAGGCTATACGTAACAGATCGTCTAAAGAGGTTGGAGATAATGTTTTTGATCCGAAGCTTTTGGCTGCGTTCAGAACTGCTTTGACTGGTCAAACATCTGAAACGAAAAGACCACCACCGTTAGATGTGAAAGCAAAGAAGGCCTTGTTACAGAAGGGAACCGTACGTGAAAATTTGACGAAAAAAATTTACGGGATTGGTGGAAAACGCAAACGAGCGTGGACCCGTGATTGCGAGATTGAATTTTGGAAGCACCGATGCGCAAAAGTATCAAAACCTGAAAAAATCGAAACTTTGAAGTCGGTTCTTGATCTGTTACGAAAGGGTCCTGACGTCACGGAAATAAAAAAGGAAAATACGGTAGAGGCCCCTAATTTGATTCTCTCGCGGTTGTACGTTGCAGATGCATCGGTTTTTCCAAGGAAGGATGATATTAAACCGCTTTCTTCGCTAAACGATAAATCTCCGGAAATAACTGGTTCTTTGATTAGCAAGGAGACCAAGAAAGTCAATCCGAAAGTCAACCCGAATAAAAGCTCGGACCGATCATCCAGATCTACAGGTGGGTCCTCTTTGAATGCCCAGAGGGAAACGAGTAGTGGGCCCACTGATGTTAAAGTGGACAAAAAGAAATGGGCTTTGGAGGTTCTTGCTAGAAAGACTGCTGTTTCCGGAAACAGTTCCTCACAGGGTCAAGATAATGCGGTGCTTAAAGGAAATTATCCACTACTG GCTAAACTACCAGCAGATATGCGGCCAAATTTGGCACCGAGTCGCCATAATAAAATCCCAATTTCAGTTAGGCAG GCTCAACTTTACCGTCTCACTGAGCATTTTCTGAAAAAAACAAACATGCCGGTCACTCACCCGACTGCAGAAATCGAGTTAGCTGTCGCAGACGCCATTAACGTTGAAAAGGCAGTTGCTGATAGATCCAACAGTAAACTCGTATACGTCAATTTATGCTCCCAAGAGTTATTACGTAGATCAGACACTGTCGATTCTACTGGTCCGGAATCTACTGGTCCGGAATCGGAACCTAATACAGACCCGAAAACCGCAACCAATGATGATCATCCTACCAGTGCTGACGTGGATGTAGATGTAGATGTTGATGTCGATGAAGCACTTAGAAATGCTGGTCTCGTGTCGGATAACGAAACAGATGATACACATGAAGAAGACGGTCCTGATAATGTGTTTGAAATGGTTTCTCAACCGGAACTTGATATATACGGAGATTTTGAGTATGATCTGGAGGATGATGACTTTATCAGTACTAATGCGGTAACAGTTACATCCTCTAAGGTTCAACAAGAAGATACgaaaataaaaatggttttttcTACGCTTGACTTTGACAAGTCAAGTAACGATTGGCGTCTTGAGGATCATGAAGcggttgaaaatgtaaaagacgATAATACGAAAGAGAAAAGTTTACTAAACGAAGGAGGTGAAGATGAATGTGAAGAATTATACGGTCCTGATAAAGAACCTCTTGTTAAGAAGTATCCGGAAATAAAGCTGCCGGATTTCGTAACTGAAAACAATAATCCGGAAGTTAAAGGCGAACAAGAATCAAATGTAGAATCGAAGGCTTGTGATCTACCTAATGGAAATCGCTCGGAAATAAAGCCTCGCGACACTAAAGAAATGAAGGAGAAATCTGACGTTGACAAGAAACAGCAGTCTGACAAACGCAGTTCTGTGTTTAAGAAG GTTGAAGCGTATATAAAAGAGCACATCAGACCGTTGTGCAAGAGTGGGGTGATCACAGTCGAACAATATAGATGGGCGGTTGCAAAAACAACCGACAAAATCATGAAGTACCATTCAAAAGATACCAATGCTAATTTCCTCATTAAGGAAGGCGAAAAGGTTAAGAAACTTGCTGAACAGTATGTAGAATCTGCGCAAAATCTAGAAAATAACAAACAGAAGGCTTAA